The following nucleotide sequence is from Gemmatimonadaceae bacterium.
TGATCGGTATTGAAGATGCCCGTGCCAGTGCGCGATGTCTTGTCGCGCCAGACGCTGGACACGCCCAGATTGCGCAGCGTCGCGACGCACCGCTGGCGAATTTCACGCCGATCGCGAGTTGCTTTGCGATCGGACGGTGAACTGGCACGGTAGTCCGATAGCGCGCCGGGTCCCGTCGGCAAACCAGAGGATGGCGTCGTCTCGCCAGTTTCATGGCTTGATCAGGACTTCCTGGCGGAAATCACCCCCACGTCGGCGATATCCGGCAGTGCGATCGACACCTTGGTGACATTTTCGTCGGTGCGCAGGATACGCGCGGCCGACAGACAACGACAGCGGTTTGACGGGCGTGTCGGCCAACTGGGCCCGCGCCGGATTGGCGAACAGAACACCGCCAGGACAGCCACGCGGCGCGAACTCGTTGTAGTCGATTCACGATTGGCGTGGTCAGGCGATTTCTCCCGTGCAGCTGCCTAAGAGACCGACGAACAGACGGGCGTCAGGTTCAGGCCGGATTGGCGTCGCGTTTGATGGTGTCCTTCTTGAGTTTTTCATCCTGTCGTTTGGCCCTCGCCACACCCTGCACGGCCAGCGAATCCGGTACTGCGGGAGCC
It contains:
- a CDS encoding pilus assembly protein N-terminal domain-containing protein encodes the protein MAVLAVFCSPIRRGPSWPTRPSNRCRCLSAARILRTDENVTKVSIALPDIADVGVISARKS